The following are encoded in a window of Magnolia sinica isolate HGM2019 chromosome 11, MsV1, whole genome shotgun sequence genomic DNA:
- the LOC131219221 gene encoding uncharacterized protein LOC131219221 gives MEEAIVSVSPERIKPGGGNLRRNSTGKTITRSSLSSSNSEQKVLPHYLRASTSSCHDFCKYGRKHAFEAKEKRPITRTVVRNTEASLEGQNQIKTVNLGERKKKPVMKGMVASEPKAESFDKPKVTKKKVLSPVKKIEILAKPAIVLKPKPTPMQKPTPKPKLAVAKVSSSPSNVSRVGLNARRNSETNASNASGGSIGRSSEKKPLHTSGGSIGRSSEKKPLHTSGGLNGMRNSDSKKVKNMGLPKLLQKKELKPPVTSLSPKPSAISLASLKPLKYGNSKMASPVNNQGKFRRSEPNYDEIKEKTLYVIEPEPENSSLEPVRQESHSDQSSPQPSLSSPLFPSVPSSPLLSSHEEEEEEEDEGEEGEEEEESAESDSTLGEAEDSDSEWQGTENKNHVEILKGGQKRLSSAMIHPEDKDCSPQKLKFRRGKVISLQSENNGPRKLRFRKGRVVGETPNGKAEVGRRSFRRKRDLGGDSNGTDAEARTVVLRHQDVQGRKEEQGLLNEVIEVTASKLVETRKSKVKALVGAFETVISLQESKPATAG, from the coding sequence ATGGAAGAGGCTATTGTCTCAGTGTCCCCTGAGAGGATTAAGCCAGGTGGTGGGAATCTGAGAAGGAATTCAACGGGGAAAACAATTACAAGATCTTCGCTGTCTTCTTCAAACAGTGAACAAAAGGTTCTCCCTCATTATCTGAGAGCTTCTACGAGTTCCTGCCACGATTTCTGTAAATATGGAAGGAAACATGCTTTTGAAGCAAAGGAAAAGCGTCCCATCACTCGTACAGTTGTAAGAAATACGGAAGCCTCCCTTGAAGGCCAAAATCAGATAAAAACCGTAAATTTGGGGGAGAGAAAAAAGAAGCCAGTGATGAAAGGCATGGTTGCATCTGAGCCAAAAGCTGAATCATTTGATAAACCCAAAGTCACCAAGAAAAAGGTTCTATCGCCTGTTAAGAAAATTGAGATCTTGGCCAAACCTGCTATTGTGTTGAAGCCAAAGCCTACGCCTATGCAAAAGCCTACGCCAAAGCCAAAGCTTGCAGTAGCTAAAGTATCATCATCCCCGTCAAATGTTTCAAGAGTTGGTCTTAATGCTAGAAGAAACAGTGAGACTAATGCATCAAATGCTTCAGGAGGTTCAATTGGTAGGAGCAGCGAGAAGAAACCATTGCATACTTCAGGAGGTTCAATTGGTAGGAGCAGTGAGAAGAAACCATTGCATACTTCAGGAGGTCTGAATGGTATGAGAAACAGTGATAGCAAGAAAGTCAAGAACATGGGATTGCCAAAACTCTTACAGAAGAAGGAATTGAAACCACCAGTCACTTCTTTGTCCCCCAAACCTTCTGCTATAAGTCTTGCAAGCTTAAAACCATTAAAATATGGGAACTCAAAAATGGCCTCTCCTGTGAATAATCAAGGCAAGTTTAGAAGATCCGAACCCAACTATGATGAAATCAAGGAAAAGACTTTATATGTCATTGAGCCAGAGCCAGAAAACAGCAGCCTGGAACCTGTTCGACAAGAAAGTCACAGTGACCAATCATCACCTcagccatcattatcatcaccattgtttccttccGTGCCATCGTCACCCTTGCTCTCatcacatgaagaagaagaagaagaggaagatgaaggagaggaaggagaagaggaagaagagagtgcagAGTCTGACTCTACACTTGGCGAAGCAGAAGACTCTGATTCTGAATGGCAAGGGACTGAAAACAAGAACCATGTTGAGATTTTGAAAGGGGGACAGAAGAGACTGAGTAGTGCAATGATTCACCCTGAAGATAAAGATTGCTCTCCACAGAAACTAAAGTTCAGGAGAGGGAAGGTGATCAGTCTCCAGTCAGAGAACAATGGCCCCAGAAAACTCAGATTCAGGAAAGGGAGAGTGGTGGGTGAGACCCCGAACGGCAAGGCAGAAGTCGGAAGGAGAAGCTTTAGAAGGAAGAGAGATTTAGGTGGTGACTCAAATGGTACAGATGCTGAAGCTCGAACTGTTGTGTTGAGGCATCAAGATGTGCAGGGAAGGAAAGAAGAGCAAGGGTTGTTGAATGAGGTGATTGAAGTAACTGCAAGTAAGCTTGTTGAGACCAGGAAATCCAAGGTCAAGGCATTGGTCGGTGCATTCGAGACTGTAATCTCTCTCCAAGAAAGCAAACCTGCTACTGCTGGTTGA